One segment of Odontesthes bonariensis isolate fOdoBon6 chromosome 1, fOdoBon6.hap1, whole genome shotgun sequence DNA contains the following:
- the LOC142385597 gene encoding receptor for retinol uptake stra6-like, which produces MNHSKVVEPEPFEYSYYDYADWYSNPEPTKPPKEVILPCDPTADDKLFNICILSISLVVMLILAVLTRKNKLCQGFTRGSSSIFSPANFLDQTQKKGLVMAVFGLVFSKLTILVIAPDPLPFSKDTPENIKEYMKIIAIFYYPVLYYPLLLCGTLQHKAGYVFGTLLSCSHFGVLVWQKFDCPKTPELYKYYTLLASLPQLACLAYLCVQFPVLFVKGPKADEDLDSSYYTNYVKSLLKKKSPSSSSSTTDKPSLIKRILELPKGYIYLPEKVFRFPLKLAVTSFITGVAIYHTALLLVVLVVPILHIVRAGIDENIAFLLLGFGIVLSEDRMEVVEIVTFYTWLLEVCYLCAMTLSCVVSLVMLMRSMVLHRSNLRGLYKGDVYSIYNSQKTIRPSKPGVVCWMGLTGYQAAIVCLGMAIQTIVYFICFLFLVFLIIIPVFHGRNIIMFQVAGKAWPVWVTLTLVTVLQHVTAQFFFIKKEAGTRDLKNRESLFLLTYLLFVVNIVVGLIVAIWRMVITALYNIIHLGRIDISLLHRTAEFYDPAYSYYTNFLKVEVSQSHPVLKAFCGLLLDIMVEGGRAGQRIRDAEEGIQENRPSKATSSRRICARWQLLYTLVNNPSLLGSRKHFQSLQKSESVLNGTPNRSSKKGSRKEAGKPAAEPVQSSETPSSQDKTE; this is translated from the exons ATGAACCACAGCAAGGTTGTTGAACCAGAGCCTTTTGAATATTCCTACTATGACTATGCGGACTGGTACTCCAACCCAGAGCCAACCAAACCACCCAAAGA AGTGATTTTACCATGCGACCCAACAGCAGACGACAAGCTCTTCAATATATGCATACTATCCATATCT CTGGTGGTCATGTTAATCCTGGCGGTCCTCACCAGGAAAAACAAACTCTGCCAGGGATTCACAAGAGGATCCTCCAGCATCTTCAG CCCAGCTAACTTcctggaccagactcagaaaaaggGCCTGGTCATGGCAGTTTTTGGACTTGTGTTTAGCAAGCTGACGATACTGGTGATCGCCCCAGACCCACTGCCCTTCTCTAAAGATACCCCAGAGAACATTAAAG AGTACATGAAGATAATTGCCATTTTCTACTATCCGGTTCTGTATTATCCTCTGCTGCTCTGTGGCACTCTGCAGCACAAAGCAGGTTACGTGTTCGGGACACTCCTCTCCTGCAGTCACTTCGGGGTCCTGGTGTGGCAGAAGTTTGACTGTCCAAAGACTCCAGAG CTCTATAAGTACTACACTCTGCTTGCCAGTCTGCCTCAGCTGGCCTGCCTCGCATACCTCTGTGTTCAGTTTCCTGTGCTGTTTGTCAAAGGACCAAAGGCTGATGAG GACCTCGACAGCAGCTACTACACCAACTATGTGAAATCTCTTCTTAAAAAGAAGTCCCCGTCCTCCAG CTCTTCCACTACAGACAAGCCATCCCTGATAAAGAGAATACTGGAGCTGCCTAAGGGCTACATTTATTTACCTGAAAAGG tgtttcgTTTCCCACTCAAACTGGCAGTAACATCTTTCATTACCGGTGTGGCCATATATCAT ACGGCGCTGTTGTTAGTCGTCCTGGTGGTTCCCATTCTACACATTGTCCGTGCTGGTATTGATGAAAACATTGCCTTCCTGCTGTTGGGGTTTGGGATTGTCCTCTCAGAAGACAGGATGGAGGTCGTCGAAATTGTGACTTTCTACACCTGGTTGCTGGAAG TGTGCTACCTCTGTGCGATGACCCTGTCTTGTGTGGTCAGTCTCGTGATGCTCATGAGGTCCATGGTTCTTCACAG atcaAACCTGCGGGGACTGTATAAGGGAGATGTTTACAGCATTTATAACAGCCAGAAGACCATCCGTCCATCTAAACCTGGTGTGGTCTGTTGGATGGGTCTAACGGGATACCAGGCTGCAATCGTCTGCCTGG GAATGGCGATCCAGACCATCGTGTATTTCATCTGCTTCTTGTTCCTCGTGTTTTTGATCATCATTCCCGTTTTTCATGGCCGTAACATCATTATGTTCCAGGTTGCAGGAAAGGCCTG GCCTGTCTGGGTCACCCTCACACTGGTTACAGTTCTTCAACATGTGACCGCCcagttttttttcatcaaaaagGAAGCTGGTACGAGAGATTTGAAGAACAG agAGAGTCTATTCCTCCTGACATACCTGCTGTTTGTGGTCAACATCGTGGTGGGACTGATTGTCGCAATATGGAGAATGGTGATAACAGCTTTGTACAACATCATCCATCTTGGTCGTATTGACATCAGTCTCCTCCATCGCACTGCAGAGTTTTATGACCCAG CCTACAGTTACTACACAAACTTCCTGAAGGTGGAGGTCAGCCAGTCGCACCCCGTGTTGAAGGCTTTCTGTGGGCTGCTGCTGGACATAATGGTCGAGGGTGGCAGAGCTGGACAGAGAATACGAGACGCAGAGGAAG GGATTCAGGAGAACAGGCCCAGCAAGGCAACCAGCAGCCGGAGGATCTGCGCTCGCTGGCAGTTGTTGTACACACTGGTAAACAACCCCTCCCTGCTGGGCTCCAGGAAGCACTTCCAGTCGCTGCAGAAGTCGGAGAGCGTCCTGAACGGCACCCCCAACCGCAGCTCCAAGAAGGGCAGCAGGAAGGAGGCTGGAAAGCCGGCTGCAGAGCCAGTCCAGTCCTCCGAGACCCCGTCAAGCCAAGATAAAACTGAGTGA
- the LOC142385605 gene encoding photoreceptor-specific nuclear receptor-like, with product MDDPLSKIPMMPSSSPTESSGSGGTEDSRGAKSPGPGKALSPALVCKVCGDTSSGKHYGIYACNGCSGFFKRSVRRRLIYRCQAGTGMCPVDKAHRNQCQACRLKKCLQAGMNKDAVQNERQPRSTAQVRLDSIDVDPEKEHLATTREPTSSSSSSSSSSSSSSGGSVITWPHISSSMSITSSVAPQRCVSPQNNHRFMASLMTAETCAKLEPEDVDENIDVTSNEPERASSEYHMALYPSSSENVYETSARLLFMSVKWAKNLPVFSNLPFRDQVILLEEAWSELFLLCAIQWSLPLDSCPLLSLPDLCPGMQGKTSYTSLDLRLLQEVFSRFKALAVDPTEFACLKAIVLFKPETRGLKDPEQVENLQDQSQVMLGQHIRSHYPSQPARFGKLLLLLPSLRFVNSERIELLFFHRTIGNTPMEKLLCDMFKN from the exons atggaCGATCCCCTGTCGAAGATCCCCATGATGCCATCTTCTTCCCCCACGGAATCATCTGGCAGCGGCGGGACTGAGGACAGTAGAGGAG CCAAGAGTCCAGGCCCAGGAAAGGCTCTGAGCCCGGCTCTGGTGTGCAAAGTGTGCGGAGACACCAGCAGCGGGAAACACTACGGCATCTACGCCTGCAACGGCTGCAGCGGCTTCTTCAAACGCAGCGTCAGGAGGAGGCTCATTTACAG GTGCCAGGCTGGTACAGGCATGTGTCCAGTGGACAAAGCTCATCGGAACCAGTGCCAGGCGTGTCGGCTGAAGAAGTGCCTGCAGGCGGGCATGAATAAGGACG CGGTGCAGAATGAGCGGCAGCCCCGCAGCACAGCTCAGGTCCGTCTGGACTCCATCGATGTGGACCCCGAGAAGGAGCACTTGGCCACCACAAGGGAGCCcacctcctcgtcctcctcctcttcctcctcttcttcctcctcctccggcGGCTCTGTCATCACGTGGCCCCACATTTCCTCCTCCATGTCCATCACCTCCTCTGTGGCCCCCCAGCGCTGCGTCAGTCCCCAGAACAACCACCGTTTCATGGCCAGCCTCATGACGGCCGAGACCTGTGCCAAGCTGGAGCCTGAGGACG TTGATGAAAATATCGATGTGACCAGCAACGAGCCGGAGAGAGCGTCCTCCGAGTACCACATGGCTCTGTATCCGTCCAGCTCGGAGAACGTGTACGAGACCTCGGCGAGGCTGCTGTTCATGTCGGTGAAATGGGCAAAAAACCTGCCGGTGTTTTCCAACCTGCCCTTCAGAGACCAG GTGATCCTTCTGGAGGAGGCGTGGAGCGAGCTCTTCCTGCTCTGCGCCATCCAGTGGTCTCTGCCGCTGGACAGCTGCCCACTGCTCTCTCTGCCCGACCTGTGTCCCGGCATGCAGGGTAAAACCAGCTACACCAGCCTGGACCTGCGCCTCCTGCAGGAGGTCTTCAGCCGCTTCAAGGCCCTCGCCGTCGATCCCACCGAGTTTGCCTGCCTCAAGGCCATCGTGCTCTTCAAGCCAG AGACTCGAGGCCTGAAGGATCCAGAACAGGTCGAAAACCTGCAGGATCAGTCTCAAGTCATGCTGGGACAACACATCCGATCGCACTACCCCAGTCAACCAGCCAG GTTCGGaaagctgcttcttcttcttccctccCTGCGGTTCGTGAACTCAGAGCGGATAGAGCTGCTGTTCTTCCACAGGACCATCGGAAACACTCCGATGGAGAAACTGTTGTGCGACATGTTCAAAAACTGA